One part of the Paramormyrops kingsleyae isolate MSU_618 chromosome 2, PKINGS_0.4, whole genome shotgun sequence genome encodes these proteins:
- the LOC111856505 gene encoding uncharacterized protein isoform X11 translates to MDRSAGSDGNEERSSTTENRGTDMVLRSKTPKNLSLSRVNRRNRFGETLLHLAVMDEDIHLVREILKVGACANKADYAGWTPLHVAAATSHYGIVVTLLEAGAVVNFSGDKGVTPLHDAIESGNYKIVELLLSSGANPLQRMDDGRSALDMTMDACLRKLIERYQPKASQSSPGQCELWKWFCQDGSKVAKSALDSDAKASSTSGSFSPKKIACSKNQQSFGVEEVLKCRDSITAGDKDAVLSKPAIVFGKAGNGQVIAEGTEEDSQDSDFTPAITADNEKEHSELSLSQNNESIIICTEDLLGNGRNSDGNLVADVGEQFIHQISEDKAQECPESFTAYLEEATACCRVRNQMKEQNDLQTNFDLEQHKNGKNETVRCDLNIKQNFGYQTPKPIRNPSIAKDSVGNCEIRTSFESRTSDHEDDVNENMDECSISLLCPYARDSDLLCAPKAWHSLNACEGERLSTASNSTPSIKGSSSFSDSSTLSLLLEKSRSYDRFSASDLCKTSTAESQHEVSSFGEQYDIALSERISESFEIKNQSVEPLIACENKNNSTEVNQTLLEQDNDRYEPTVCMEHIEMIRLLSDSELSNLSNPETPYPEKDASICVPVNPINVEHFCNSLEDDCGALLALRGSGSCSSRVLSQENGCDITNWLLDSNTQVGSPKVVECVDLISQTIEDISQGAIEKAGLQCGQGLLSQQTLSCQSEFHISEQVSENAMSDNSGSVSKKEGLLESENNLSPHVLMSTSENLLCKFSCSSSKSQPMCHDTHNDDENCSFDSDCTYVSESCFLKSTEIEKLNNDSLNSGTSQDASNKYLKRQSKKQHDKFGKGSDQKRGKLIQDNVSNVDSIYIQEDCDPTDQSANILENLESGSDSINPVPCTVSVPILGHQVQLRRKSAPQRTCCMDYLTEVLPSKKRRSSKNFQSTSSALDKVKMKQDEIQAMDLTDPEHKGKFTEAFAQIQTLLNDVQNKHKAENENLTRKYRIASDSFKHGTLREQLSSLSSRQKRLLDILQRQNNLRVRFQMFHNKPFESQTTTEAPWTSMNICDAETIHKTQWRDCHTGTLDQLSEENCSGFSSALSLCNEAVLLSCSDQAQVTLGINYAGPQFTVKELPTDSGTFFDGFVNVDNQADMPPSFTVQASPVAVHTEHIESQIVKAPSELAHLIKRGTIKPGENVFRLKLKGNCHIASLQENGSIKDTGGQVYISPEQWIGSVLGPSVPMSPTYAWKKVTYRSKPLLEYIKKAGPVADDSTASQQNCPSKVTPPDLLKEMCTKSSISDLTRIQTILLVSDSEFMNNYELDQHWKRLLESDDWTI, encoded by the exons ATGGACAG atctgcaGGCTCAGATGGAAATGAAGAAAGAAGCAGTACCACAGAAAACAGAG GTACAGATATGGTGTTAAGATCAAAGACGCCGAAGAACCTGTCCCTCAGCAGAGTTAACCGACGAAACAGGTTTGGAGAAACCCTGCTTCATCTAGCTGTGATGGACGAAGATATACATTTGGTGAGAGAGATATTAAAAGTTGGTGCCTGTGCAAACAAAGCTGACTATGCAG GCTGGACTCCACTACATGTGGCAGCAGCTACAAGTCATTATGGCATTGTCGTGACCCTACTTGAGGCTGGGGCTGTGGTTAACTTCTCTGGAGACAAGGGTGTCACTCCACTTCATGATGCCATAGAGTCAGGAAATTATAAG ATTGTAGAGCTGCTTTTGAGCAGTGGGGCAAATCCATTGCAGAGGATGGATGACGGAAGATCAGCCTTAGACATGACTATGGATGCTTGCTTGAGGAAACTGATAGAAAGATACCAGCCCAAAGCCAGTCAATCATCCCCAG GACAATGTGAGCTTTGGAAATGGTTTTGCCAAGATGGATCCAAG GTAGCAAAATCTGCACTCGACAGTGATGCCAAAGCAAGTTCCACTTCTGGAAGTTTTTCTCCAAAAAAGATTGCATGCAGTAAAAACCAACAATCATTTGGTGTGGAAGAAGTGTTAAAAT GTAGAGATTCAATAACTGCTGGGGACAAGGATGCTGTTTTATCAAAACCTGCCATTGTGTTCGGCAAAGCTGGAAATGGACAAGTTATTGCAGAAGGAACTGAAGAGGATAGTCAGGATTCAGATTTCACACCAGCCATAACAGCGGACAATGAAAAAGAACACTCAGAATTGTCACTGTCACAAAACAATGAGAGCATAATCATTTGTACTGAAGATTTGTTGGGGAATGGTAGAAACTCAGATGGTAACCTTGTGGCTGATGTTGGAGAACAGTTTATTCATCAAATCTCGGAAGACAAAGCTCAAGAGTGTCCTGAATCTTTCACAGCCTATTTAGAAGAAGCTACGGCTTGCTGTAGAGTCAGAAATCAAATGAAAGAGCAAAATGATTTACAAACAAATTTTGACTTGGAGCAACACAAAAATGGTAAAAATGAAACTGTGAGATGTGATTTGAACATAAAGCAGAACTTTGGCTACCAAACTCCTAAGCCTATAAGAAATCCCAGTATTGCCAAGGATTCTGTTGGAAATTGTGAAATCAGAACATCATTTGAATCCAGAACAAGTGACCATGAAGATGATGTGAATGAAAATATGGATGAGTGCAGCATATCACTGCTATGTCCTTATGCAAGGGATTCAGATCTTCTATGTGCTCCAAAGGCTTGGCATAGCCTGAATGCTTGTGAAGGCGAAAGGTTGTCTACAGCAAGCAATTCAACACCATCGATCAAAGGATCATCTAGCTTCTCGGACAGTAGCACACTATCACTACTTTTAGAAAAAAGCAGAAGTTATGATAGATTTTCAGCTTCTGATTTATGTAAAACTAGTACTGCAGAATCACAGCATGAAGTCTCAAGTTTTGGTGAACAATATGATATTGCCCTGTCTGAGAGAATTTCAGAATCTTTCGAGATTAAAAATCAGTCAGTTGAGCCATTAATTGCctgtgaaaacaaaaataacagcaCTGAAGTGAACCAAACATTGTTGGAACAAGATAATGACCGATATGAACCCACAGTGTGCATGGAACATATAGAAATGATTCGTTTGTTGTCAGACAGTGAACTTTCCAACTTATCTAATCCTGAGACTCCATACCCTGAGAAGGATGCATCGatctgtgtgcctgtaaatCCTATAAATGTAGAACATTTTTGCAACTCACTGGAAGATGATTGTGGTGCCCTTTTAGCTTTGAGGGGTTCTGGAAGTTGCAGCTCCAGAGTATTATCACAAGAAAATGGATGTGACATCACTAACTGGTTACTTGACTCTAACACCCAGGTGGGATCACCGAAAGTTGTAGAGTGTGTAGATCTTATCTCTCAGACAATAGAGGATATTTCACAGGGAGCAATTGAAAAGGCAGGTTTACAATGTGGCCAGGGGCTTCTCTCCCAACAAACATTGTCATGCCAGTCTGAGTTCCATATAAGTGAACAAGTTTCAGAGAATGCTATGAGTGACAATTCTGGCTCTGTATCCAAAAAGGAAGGACTGTTAGAATCAGAAAACAACTTAAGCCCTCATGTACTGATGTCCACTTCTGAAAATCTCCTGTGCAAATTCTCCTGCAGTTCAAGTAAATCACAGCCAATGTGTCATGACACACACAATGATGACGAAAACTGTTCATTTGATTCTGATTGTACTTATGTTTCagaatcttgctttttgaaaaGTACAGAAATTGAGAAGTTGAACAATGACAGCCTAAATTCAG GTACCAGCCAGGATGCAAGCAATAAATATTTGAAGAGGCAGAGTAAGAAGCAACACGATAAATTTGGCAAAGGGTCTGACCAGAAAAGGGGTAAATTAATACAAGACAATGTTTCCAACGTGGATTCAATCTACATTCAAGAAGATTGTGACCCAACTGACCAATCTGCCAATATCCTAGAAAACCTGGAAAGTGGAAGTGACTCCATTAACCCAGTTCCTTGCACAG TCTCTGTGCCTATTTTAGGACATCAAGTCCAGTTGAGAAGGAAATCAGCTCCTCAGAGGACTTGCTGCATGGACTATTTGACTGAGGTTCTACCCAGCAAAAAGCGCAGAAGTAGCAAAAAC TTTCAATCTACCTCATCCGCATTAGACAAAGTGAAAATGAAGCAAGACGAAATACAGGCCATGGATTTGACAGACCCAGAGCATAAAG GTAAATTTACTGAGGCATTTGCCCAGATCCAGACATTGCTCAATGATGTGCAGAACAAACACAAGGCAGAAAATGAAAATCTGACCAGAAAGTACAG gatTGCCTCTGATTCTTTTAAGCATGGCACTCTCAGAGAACAATTATCATCACTTTCTTCAAGGCAAAAACGCCTGTTGGATATACTGCAAAGACAGAACAATCTCAGAGTTAGATTTCAGATGTTCCACAACAAGCCTTTTGAGAGTCAAACCACCACAGAAGCTCCTTGGACAAGTATGAACATATGTGATGCCGAAACAATTCACAAAACCCAGTGGAGAGACTGTCACACTGGTACTCTGGACCAACTTTCAGAAGAAAACTGTTCAGGTTTCAGCTCAGCTTTGAGCCTCTGCAATGAAGCTGTTTTACTGAGCTGCAGTGACCAAGCCCAAGTTACTTTGGGTATCAATTATGCAGGACCCCAGTTCACAGTTAAGGAACTACCCACAGATTCAGGCACATTTTTTGATGGCTTTGTGAATGTTGATAACCAAGCAGACATGCCACCCAGTTTCACAGTCCAGGCTAGCCCAGTTGCAGTTCACACTGAACACATTGAATCACAGATTGTTAaggcaccatctgagctggcTCATCTTATTAAACGAGGCACCATCAAACCTGGAGAGAATGTGTTCAGGCTAAAGTTGAAG GGTAATTGTCACATAGCTTCCCTCCAGGAAAATGGATCTATAAAGGACACAGGAGGTCAAGTCTACATTTCTCCAGAGCAGTGGATTGGATCTGTTTTGGGGCCCAGTGTTCCTATGAGCCCAACATATGCATGGAAAAAg gtgACATACAGGTCCAAACCACTCTTAGAATACATAAAGAAGGCTGGCCCAGTGGCCGACGACTCCACAGCATCACAGCAAAACTGTCCATCCAAAGTCACACCTCCAGATCTCCTTAAAG AGATGTGTACCAAGTCCTCCATCAGTGATTTAACGAGGATACAGACCATTCTTCTAGTAAGTGACAGTGAGTTCATGAACAACTATGAACTGGACCAACATTGGAAGAGGCTGTTAGAGTCTGATGACTGGACCATTTGA
- the LOC111856505 gene encoding uncharacterized protein isoform X8: MKICTWTDLQAQMEMKKEAVPQKTEEDYSVGMLSHDGALAPVVVRRTTRLSNRGPSGERSTYAAVFGMSQQITACGERPKTVNQDCAHRGYFPGNTTRKSLSEIIGIKKCCTVNELDQATQFLGGKSDRGRGICTDMVLRSKTPKNLSLSRVNRRNRFGETLLHLAVMDEDIHLVREILKVGACANKADYAGWTPLHVAAATSHYGIVVTLLEAGAVVNFSGDKGVTPLHDAIESGNYKIVELLLSSGANPLQRMDDGRSALDMTMDACLRKLIERYQPKASQSSPGQCELWKWFCQDGSKVAKSALDSDAKASSTSGSFSPKKIACSKNQQSFGVEEVLKCRDSITAGDKDAVLSKPAIVFGKAGNGQVIAEGTEEDSQDSDFTPAITADNEKEHSELSLSQNNESIIICTEDLLGNGRNSDGNLVADVGEQFIHQISEDKAQECPESFTAYLEEATACCRVRNQMKEQNDLQTNFDLEQHKNGKNETVRCDLNIKQNFGYQTPKPIRNPSIAKDSVGNCEIRTSFESRTSDHEDDVNENMDECSISLLCPYARDSDLLCAPKAWHSLNACEGERLSTASNSTPSIKGSSSFSDSSTLSLLLEKSRSYDRFSASDLCKTSTAESQHEVSSFGEQYDIALSERISESFEIKNQSVEPLIACENKNNSTEVNQTLLEQDNDRYEPTVCMEHIEMIRLLSDSELSNLSNPETPYPEKDASICVPVNPINVEHFCNSLEDDCGALLALRGSGSCSSRVLSQENGCDITNWLLDSNTQVGSPKVVECVDLISQTIEDISQGAIEKAGLQCGQGLLSQQTLSCQSEFHISEQVSENAMSDNSGSVSKKEGLLESENNLSPHVLMSTSENLLCKFSCSSSKSQPMCHDTHNDDENCSFDSDCTYVSESCFLKSTEIEKLNNDSLNSGTSQDASNKYLKRQSKKQHDKFGKGSDQKRGKLIQDNVSNVDSIYIQEDCDPTDQSANILENLESGSDSINPVPCTVSVPILGHQVQLRRKSAPQRTCCMDYLTEVLPSKKRRSSKNFQSTSSALDKVKMKQDEIQAMDLTDPEHKGKFTEAFAQIQTLLNDVQNKHKAENENLTRKYRIASDSFKHGTLREQLSSLSSRQKRLLDILQRQNNLRVRFQMFHNKPFESQTTTEAPWTSMNICDAETIHKTQWRDCHTGTLDQLSEENCSGFSSALSLCNEAVLLSCSDQAQVTLGINYAGPQFTVKELPTDSGTFFDGFVNVDNQADMPPSFTVQASPVAVHTEHIESQIVKAPSELAHLIKRGTIKPGENVFRLKLKGNCHIASLQENGSIKDTGGQVYISPEQWIGSVLGPSVPMSPTYAWKKVTYRSKPLLEYIKKAGPVADDSTASQQNCPSKVTPPDLLKG; encoded by the exons ATGAAAATCTGTACATGGACAG atctgcaGGCTCAGATGGAAATGAAGAAAGAAGCAGTACCACAGAAAACAGAG GAAGATTACAGTGTGGGTATGTTGAGTCATGATGGTGCTTTAGCCCCAGTGGTGGTGCGACGTACTACAAGGCTGAGCAACAGGGGGCCATCAGGGGAGAG GAGTACATATGCTGCAGTCTTTGGCATGTCACAGCAAATAACTGCATGCGGTGAAAGACCAAAGACTGTGAACCAAGACTGTGCTCACAGAG GTTATTTTCCAGGCAATACAACAAGGAAGTCTTTGTCTGAGATCATCGGCATTAAAAAATGCTGCACAGTGAATGAACTGGATCAAGCTACACAGTTTTTGGGGGGCAAATCTGATCGTGGCAGAGGTATTT GTACAGATATGGTGTTAAGATCAAAGACGCCGAAGAACCTGTCCCTCAGCAGAGTTAACCGACGAAACAGGTTTGGAGAAACCCTGCTTCATCTAGCTGTGATGGACGAAGATATACATTTGGTGAGAGAGATATTAAAAGTTGGTGCCTGTGCAAACAAAGCTGACTATGCAG GCTGGACTCCACTACATGTGGCAGCAGCTACAAGTCATTATGGCATTGTCGTGACCCTACTTGAGGCTGGGGCTGTGGTTAACTTCTCTGGAGACAAGGGTGTCACTCCACTTCATGATGCCATAGAGTCAGGAAATTATAAG ATTGTAGAGCTGCTTTTGAGCAGTGGGGCAAATCCATTGCAGAGGATGGATGACGGAAGATCAGCCTTAGACATGACTATGGATGCTTGCTTGAGGAAACTGATAGAAAGATACCAGCCCAAAGCCAGTCAATCATCCCCAG GACAATGTGAGCTTTGGAAATGGTTTTGCCAAGATGGATCCAAG GTAGCAAAATCTGCACTCGACAGTGATGCCAAAGCAAGTTCCACTTCTGGAAGTTTTTCTCCAAAAAAGATTGCATGCAGTAAAAACCAACAATCATTTGGTGTGGAAGAAGTGTTAAAAT GTAGAGATTCAATAACTGCTGGGGACAAGGATGCTGTTTTATCAAAACCTGCCATTGTGTTCGGCAAAGCTGGAAATGGACAAGTTATTGCAGAAGGAACTGAAGAGGATAGTCAGGATTCAGATTTCACACCAGCCATAACAGCGGACAATGAAAAAGAACACTCAGAATTGTCACTGTCACAAAACAATGAGAGCATAATCATTTGTACTGAAGATTTGTTGGGGAATGGTAGAAACTCAGATGGTAACCTTGTGGCTGATGTTGGAGAACAGTTTATTCATCAAATCTCGGAAGACAAAGCTCAAGAGTGTCCTGAATCTTTCACAGCCTATTTAGAAGAAGCTACGGCTTGCTGTAGAGTCAGAAATCAAATGAAAGAGCAAAATGATTTACAAACAAATTTTGACTTGGAGCAACACAAAAATGGTAAAAATGAAACTGTGAGATGTGATTTGAACATAAAGCAGAACTTTGGCTACCAAACTCCTAAGCCTATAAGAAATCCCAGTATTGCCAAGGATTCTGTTGGAAATTGTGAAATCAGAACATCATTTGAATCCAGAACAAGTGACCATGAAGATGATGTGAATGAAAATATGGATGAGTGCAGCATATCACTGCTATGTCCTTATGCAAGGGATTCAGATCTTCTATGTGCTCCAAAGGCTTGGCATAGCCTGAATGCTTGTGAAGGCGAAAGGTTGTCTACAGCAAGCAATTCAACACCATCGATCAAAGGATCATCTAGCTTCTCGGACAGTAGCACACTATCACTACTTTTAGAAAAAAGCAGAAGTTATGATAGATTTTCAGCTTCTGATTTATGTAAAACTAGTACTGCAGAATCACAGCATGAAGTCTCAAGTTTTGGTGAACAATATGATATTGCCCTGTCTGAGAGAATTTCAGAATCTTTCGAGATTAAAAATCAGTCAGTTGAGCCATTAATTGCctgtgaaaacaaaaataacagcaCTGAAGTGAACCAAACATTGTTGGAACAAGATAATGACCGATATGAACCCACAGTGTGCATGGAACATATAGAAATGATTCGTTTGTTGTCAGACAGTGAACTTTCCAACTTATCTAATCCTGAGACTCCATACCCTGAGAAGGATGCATCGatctgtgtgcctgtaaatCCTATAAATGTAGAACATTTTTGCAACTCACTGGAAGATGATTGTGGTGCCCTTTTAGCTTTGAGGGGTTCTGGAAGTTGCAGCTCCAGAGTATTATCACAAGAAAATGGATGTGACATCACTAACTGGTTACTTGACTCTAACACCCAGGTGGGATCACCGAAAGTTGTAGAGTGTGTAGATCTTATCTCTCAGACAATAGAGGATATTTCACAGGGAGCAATTGAAAAGGCAGGTTTACAATGTGGCCAGGGGCTTCTCTCCCAACAAACATTGTCATGCCAGTCTGAGTTCCATATAAGTGAACAAGTTTCAGAGAATGCTATGAGTGACAATTCTGGCTCTGTATCCAAAAAGGAAGGACTGTTAGAATCAGAAAACAACTTAAGCCCTCATGTACTGATGTCCACTTCTGAAAATCTCCTGTGCAAATTCTCCTGCAGTTCAAGTAAATCACAGCCAATGTGTCATGACACACACAATGATGACGAAAACTGTTCATTTGATTCTGATTGTACTTATGTTTCagaatcttgctttttgaaaaGTACAGAAATTGAGAAGTTGAACAATGACAGCCTAAATTCAG GTACCAGCCAGGATGCAAGCAATAAATATTTGAAGAGGCAGAGTAAGAAGCAACACGATAAATTTGGCAAAGGGTCTGACCAGAAAAGGGGTAAATTAATACAAGACAATGTTTCCAACGTGGATTCAATCTACATTCAAGAAGATTGTGACCCAACTGACCAATCTGCCAATATCCTAGAAAACCTGGAAAGTGGAAGTGACTCCATTAACCCAGTTCCTTGCACAG TCTCTGTGCCTATTTTAGGACATCAAGTCCAGTTGAGAAGGAAATCAGCTCCTCAGAGGACTTGCTGCATGGACTATTTGACTGAGGTTCTACCCAGCAAAAAGCGCAGAAGTAGCAAAAAC TTTCAATCTACCTCATCCGCATTAGACAAAGTGAAAATGAAGCAAGACGAAATACAGGCCATGGATTTGACAGACCCAGAGCATAAAG GTAAATTTACTGAGGCATTTGCCCAGATCCAGACATTGCTCAATGATGTGCAGAACAAACACAAGGCAGAAAATGAAAATCTGACCAGAAAGTACAG gatTGCCTCTGATTCTTTTAAGCATGGCACTCTCAGAGAACAATTATCATCACTTTCTTCAAGGCAAAAACGCCTGTTGGATATACTGCAAAGACAGAACAATCTCAGAGTTAGATTTCAGATGTTCCACAACAAGCCTTTTGAGAGTCAAACCACCACAGAAGCTCCTTGGACAAGTATGAACATATGTGATGCCGAAACAATTCACAAAACCCAGTGGAGAGACTGTCACACTGGTACTCTGGACCAACTTTCAGAAGAAAACTGTTCAGGTTTCAGCTCAGCTTTGAGCCTCTGCAATGAAGCTGTTTTACTGAGCTGCAGTGACCAAGCCCAAGTTACTTTGGGTATCAATTATGCAGGACCCCAGTTCACAGTTAAGGAACTACCCACAGATTCAGGCACATTTTTTGATGGCTTTGTGAATGTTGATAACCAAGCAGACATGCCACCCAGTTTCACAGTCCAGGCTAGCCCAGTTGCAGTTCACACTGAACACATTGAATCACAGATTGTTAaggcaccatctgagctggcTCATCTTATTAAACGAGGCACCATCAAACCTGGAGAGAATGTGTTCAGGCTAAAGTTGAAG GGTAATTGTCACATAGCTTCCCTCCAGGAAAATGGATCTATAAAGGACACAGGAGGTCAAGTCTACATTTCTCCAGAGCAGTGGATTGGATCTGTTTTGGGGCCCAGTGTTCCTATGAGCCCAACATATGCATGGAAAAAg gtgACATACAGGTCCAAACCACTCTTAGAATACATAAAGAAGGCTGGCCCAGTGGCCGACGACTCCACAGCATCACAGCAAAACTGTCCATCCAAAGTCACACCTCCAGATCTCCTTAAAGGTTAA